A genomic region of Ewingella sp. CoE-038-23 contains the following coding sequences:
- the prmA gene encoding 50S ribosomal protein L11 methyltransferase codes for MPWIQLKINTTGNDAETLSDALIESGAVSVTFQDTHDNPVFEPLPGETLLWGDTDAIGLYDAETDMAEVVAMLENEPLLGKGFVHKIEQLEDKDWEREWMDNFHPMRFGQRLWICPSWRDVPDPTAVNVMLDPGLAFGTGTHPTTAMCLEWLDGLDLQGKTVIDFGCGSGILAIAALKLGAAQAIGIDIDPQAIQASRDNAQRNGVSERLSLYLPKDQPDNLSADVVVANILAGPLRELAPLISVLPVAGGHLGLSGVLASQAQGVAEAYEALFELDPVAEKEEWCRITGVKKA; via the coding sequence ATGCCTTGGATCCAATTGAAAATTAACACCACCGGTAACGACGCGGAAACGCTGAGCGACGCGCTTATCGAGAGTGGTGCGGTATCCGTGACTTTCCAGGATACCCATGACAATCCGGTGTTCGAACCCCTGCCGGGAGAGACGCTGCTGTGGGGCGATACCGACGCTATCGGTCTGTATGACGCAGAAACCGACATGGCGGAAGTGGTGGCTATGCTCGAAAACGAGCCGCTGCTGGGCAAAGGCTTTGTGCATAAAATCGAGCAGTTGGAAGATAAAGACTGGGAGCGCGAGTGGATGGATAACTTCCACCCAATGCGTTTCGGCCAGCGTCTGTGGATCTGCCCGAGCTGGCGCGACGTGCCGGACCCAACCGCCGTCAACGTAATGCTCGACCCGGGTCTGGCCTTCGGCACCGGCACCCACCCGACCACCGCCATGTGCCTAGAGTGGCTCGACGGTTTAGATTTACAGGGTAAGACGGTGATCGACTTCGGCTGTGGCTCCGGCATTCTGGCGATTGCCGCTCTGAAACTGGGTGCTGCGCAGGCTATCGGTATTGATATCGACCCGCAGGCGATTCAGGCCAGCCGTGATAATGCGCAGCGTAACGGCGTCTCCGAGCGTCTATCGCTCTATCTGCCAAAAGACCAGCCGGACAACCTGTCGGCCGATGTAGTGGTCGCTAACATCCTTGCAGGCCCACTGCGCGAGCTGGCGCCCCTTATCAGCGTACTGCCAGTAGCAGGCGGCCATCTGGGGCTGTCCGGCGTGCTGGCAAGTCAGGCGCAGGGCGTCGCAGAAGCCTATGAGGCGCTGTTCGAGCTAGACCCAGTGGCTGAAAAAGAAGAGTGGTGCCGCATTACCGGCGTCAAGAAAGCCTAA
- the accC gene encoding acetyl-CoA carboxylase biotin carboxylase subunit, which produces MVDKIVIANRGEIALRILRACKELGIKTVAVHSTADRDLKHVLLADETVCIGPAPSVKSYLNIPAIIAAAEITGAVAIHPGYGFLSENADFAEQVERSGFIFIGPKAETIRLMGDKVSAIGAMKKAGVPCVPGSDGPLGEDMDQNRAYAKRIGYPVIIKASGGGGGRGMRVVRSDKDLEQSINMTRAEAKAAFNNDMVYMEKYLENPRHIEIQILADGQGNAIYLAERDCSMQRRHQKVVEEAPAPGITPELRRYIGERCAKACVDINYRGAGTFEFLYENGEFYFIEMNTRIQVEHPVTEMITGVDLIKEQLRIAAGQPLSIKQDEVRIQGHAVECRINAEDPNTFLPSPGKITRFHAPGGFGVRWESHIYAGYTVPPYYDSMIGKLITYGENRDVAIARMKNALAELIIDGIKTNVDLQMRIMSDENFQHGGTNIHYLEKKLGLQEK; this is translated from the coding sequence ATGGTAGATAAAATTGTTATCGCGAACCGCGGCGAGATCGCGCTACGTATTTTGCGTGCCTGTAAAGAGCTGGGCATCAAAACGGTAGCCGTGCACTCAACTGCCGACCGCGACCTGAAGCACGTACTGCTGGCAGATGAAACCGTCTGTATCGGTCCTGCACCTTCAGTAAAAAGCTATCTGAACATCCCGGCAATCATTGCTGCAGCTGAAATCACTGGCGCGGTGGCTATCCACCCTGGCTACGGTTTCCTGTCCGAAAATGCCGACTTCGCTGAACAAGTTGAACGCTCTGGCTTCATCTTCATCGGCCCGAAAGCTGAAACTATCCGCCTGATGGGTGACAAAGTTTCCGCCATCGGCGCGATGAAAAAAGCCGGTGTTCCTTGCGTACCAGGTTCTGACGGCCCGCTGGGCGAAGATATGGACCAAAACCGCGCCTATGCAAAACGCATCGGTTACCCGGTCATCATCAAAGCTTCTGGCGGCGGCGGTGGTCGTGGTATGCGCGTAGTACGCAGCGACAAAGATCTGGAACAATCCATCAACATGACCCGTGCGGAAGCCAAAGCGGCTTTCAACAACGACATGGTGTACATGGAGAAGTATCTGGAAAACCCACGCCACATCGAAATTCAGATTTTGGCTGACGGTCAGGGCAACGCGATTTATCTGGCAGAACGTGACTGCTCCATGCAGCGTCGTCACCAGAAAGTTGTCGAAGAAGCGCCAGCACCGGGCATCACGCCTGAGCTGCGTCGTTACATCGGCGAGCGTTGTGCGAAAGCGTGCGTAGACATTAACTATCGCGGCGCGGGTACCTTTGAGTTCCTGTATGAAAACGGCGAGTTCTATTTCATCGAAATGAACACCCGTATTCAGGTTGAGCATCCTGTGACTGAAATGATCACCGGCGTTGACTTGATCAAAGAGCAGCTGCGTATCGCTGCCGGTCAGCCGCTGTCGATCAAACAGGATGAAGTACGCATTCAGGGCCACGCGGTCGAATGTCGTATCAATGCTGAAGATCCAAATACCTTCCTGCCAAGCCCGGGTAAAATTACCCGCTTCCACGCTCCTGGTGGCTTTGGCGTGCGCTGGGAATCGCATATCTACGCTGGCTATACCGTGCCTCCGTACTACGATTCCATGATCGGCAAACTGATCACTTACGGTGAAAACCGTGACGTGGCGATTGCCCGCATGAAAAACGCATTGGCTGAACTGATTATCGACGGCATCAAAACCAACGTTGATCTGCAAATGCGCATCATGAGCGACGAGAACTTCCAGCACGGTGGAACCAACATCCACTATCTAGAGAAGAAGCTCGGATTGCAGGAAAAATAA
- a CDS encoding YhdT family protein — MMKTQDTDPRFRQANREARWAFGLTLAYLLAWCLAAYLPDDKQGITGLPHWFEMACLLVPLIFVLLSWLMVRVIYRDISLEDTPHAD; from the coding sequence ATGATGAAGACTCAAGACACTGACCCACGTTTTCGACAAGCCAATCGCGAAGCGCGCTGGGCCTTTGGGCTGACGCTGGCCTACTTGCTGGCCTGGTGTCTGGCGGCCTATTTGCCCGACGACAAGCAGGGGATCACCGGGCTGCCCCACTGGTTCGAAATGGCCTGTTTGTTGGTTCCGCTGATTTTTGTGTTACTAAGCTGGCTGATGGTGCGGGTGATTTACCGCGACATTTCGCTCGAGGACACTCCCCATGCAGACTGA
- the acuI gene encoding acrylyl-CoA reductase (NADPH), which produces MRALLLQQDAGQTLSSVGDISIDDLPEGNVVVDVDWSSLNYKDAMAIIGTGKIIRQFPMVPGIDFAGRVSSSEDPRFSVGQQVILTGWGVGENHWGGLAEKARVKSDWLVPLPEGLDSRHAMIIGTAGFTAMLCVMALEEGGVLPDSGKVIVSGASGGVGSTAITLLSTLGYDVVAISGRASNTEYLKQLGAKTVLSREEFSKEGRALDKQLWAGAIDTVGDHTLATLLSQTVYGGTVAACGLAGGYQLPTTVMPFILRNVRLQGVDSVMCPLHRRMDAWERLTQTLPASFYEQAATEISLEQAPAAAAGMMANTITGRTLVKVR; this is translated from the coding sequence ATGCGCGCACTTTTATTACAGCAAGACGCAGGCCAGACCCTTTCCAGCGTGGGTGATATCAGCATAGATGATTTGCCGGAAGGCAATGTTGTGGTCGATGTTGACTGGTCGAGCCTCAATTATAAAGACGCAATGGCAATCATCGGCACAGGGAAAATTATCCGCCAATTCCCGATGGTGCCGGGCATCGATTTCGCCGGTCGGGTCAGTAGCAGTGAAGACCCACGCTTTAGCGTCGGCCAGCAGGTGATCCTCACTGGCTGGGGCGTGGGCGAAAACCATTGGGGCGGGCTGGCAGAAAAGGCGCGCGTAAAAAGTGACTGGCTGGTGCCGCTGCCGGAAGGTCTGGACTCGCGCCACGCGATGATTATCGGCACCGCCGGATTCACCGCCATGCTTTGCGTGATGGCTCTGGAGGAAGGCGGCGTGCTGCCCGACAGCGGCAAAGTGATTGTCAGCGGTGCCAGCGGCGGCGTGGGCAGCACGGCGATCACCCTACTGTCGACCCTCGGCTATGACGTGGTGGCAATCAGCGGGCGCGCCAGCAATACCGAATATCTCAAGCAGCTCGGCGCGAAAACCGTGCTGTCGCGCGAAGAGTTCAGCAAAGAAGGCCGGGCGCTGGATAAACAGCTGTGGGCCGGCGCCATCGACACCGTCGGCGACCACACGCTGGCAACCTTGCTGTCGCAAACGGTCTACGGCGGTACGGTGGCGGCCTGTGGTCTGGCGGGCGGTTACCAGCTTCCCACCACGGTGATGCCATTTATTCTGCGCAACGTTCGCCTGCAAGGGGTAGATTCTGTGATGTGTCCGCTGCATCGTCGAATGGACGCCTGGGAGCGCCTGACCCAGACTCTTCCTGCTTCTTTTTATGAGCAAGCCGCTACGGAAATCAGCCTTGAACAAGCGCCAGCGGCGGCCGCCGGAATGATGGCGAACACCATTACGGGCCGCACTCTGGTCAAGGTGCGCTAA
- the dusB gene encoding tRNA dihydrouridine synthase DusB, whose amino-acid sequence MRIGHHQLTNCLIAAPMAGITDRPFRALCHAMGAGMAVSEMLSSNPEVWRTDKSRLRMVHSDEPGIRAVQIAGCDPEDMAAAARINVDSGAQIIDINMGCPAKKVNRKLAGSALLQYPDLVKQILSAVVNAVDVPVTLKIRTGWAPEHRNCVQIAQLAEDCGIQALTIHGRTRACLFNGEAEYDSIRTVKQSVSIPIIANGDITDPHKARAVLDYTGADALMIGRAAQGRPWIFREIQHYLDTGELLPPPPLGEVQHLLLGHVRELHDFYGQGKGFRIARKHVSWYLQEHAPNDQFRRSFNAIEDASEQLEALEAYFENLA is encoded by the coding sequence ATGCGCATCGGACACCACCAACTTACAAATTGCCTGATTGCGGCCCCAATGGCCGGTATAACAGACCGACCGTTTCGTGCCTTATGTCATGCGATGGGTGCTGGGATGGCTGTTTCCGAAATGCTCTCTTCCAATCCGGAAGTGTGGCGTACGGATAAATCCCGTTTGCGTATGGTACATAGCGATGAACCGGGAATCCGGGCCGTGCAAATTGCCGGTTGCGATCCCGAAGATATGGCGGCAGCTGCCCGAATTAACGTGGACAGCGGTGCGCAGATCATTGACATCAATATGGGTTGCCCGGCCAAGAAAGTGAACCGCAAACTGGCAGGATCTGCCTTGTTGCAGTATCCGGATTTGGTCAAACAGATCCTCTCTGCCGTTGTGAATGCGGTAGATGTGCCAGTCACGTTGAAAATTCGTACTGGTTGGGCACCGGAACACCGTAACTGTGTACAAATTGCACAATTGGCTGAAGACTGTGGAATTCAGGCCCTGACGATTCATGGCCGAACCCGTGCTTGTCTCTTCAATGGAGAGGCAGAGTACGACAGCATTCGGACAGTTAAGCAGAGTGTTTCCATTCCGATTATCGCGAATGGCGACATAACTGACCCGCATAAAGCCAGGGCGGTACTCGACTACACCGGAGCTGATGCTCTGATGATTGGACGTGCCGCTCAGGGGAGACCCTGGATCTTCCGGGAAATCCAGCATTATCTGGACACAGGGGAACTGTTACCGCCGCCACCACTTGGGGAGGTTCAGCACTTGTTATTAGGGCATGTACGGGAATTGCACGACTTTTATGGTCAAGGCAAGGGATTCCGTATCGCTCGTAAGCATGTTTCCTGGTATCTCCAGGAGCATGCCCCGAATGACCAGTTTCGGCGCTCCTTCAACGCCATAGAGGATGCCAGCGAACAGCTGGAGGCGTTGGAAGCATATTTCGAAAATCTTGCGTAA
- the panF gene encoding sodium/pantothenate symporter: MQTEVLLPLIAYLLLVFGLSVYAYTRRQAGNFLTEYFLGNRSMGGFVLAMTLTATYISASSFIGGPGAAYKFGLGWVLLAMIQLPAVWLSLGILGKKFAILARRYNAVTLNDMLYGRYKSRLLVWLASLSLLVAFLGAMTVQFIGGARLLETAAGIPYDTGLLIFGISIALYTAFGGFRASVLNDAMQGLVMLLGTILLLIAVIHAAGGLHSAVDKLQQIDPKLVSVSGADDVLSLPFMASFWILVCFGVIGLPHTAVRCISYKDSKAVHRGIVLGTLVVAILMFGMHLAGALGRAILPDLKIPDQVIPTLMITVLPPYAAGIFLAAPMAAIMSTINAQLLQSSATIVKDLYLGIRPAEITNEKRLKRFSSWATFVLGLLVLLAAWRPPEMIIWLNLLAFGGLEAVFLWPLVLGLYWERANATGALSSMIVGAVCYTLLASFDLHLAGLHPIVPSLTLSLLAFYIGNKFGDARAEAALKPS; this comes from the coding sequence ATGCAGACTGAAGTTTTACTTCCTCTTATTGCCTATCTGCTGCTGGTCTTTGGCCTGTCGGTTTATGCCTATACCCGCCGTCAGGCCGGTAATTTCCTCACTGAATACTTCCTCGGCAACCGCTCTATGGGCGGCTTTGTCTTAGCCATGACCCTGACCGCGACCTATATCAGCGCCAGTTCGTTTATTGGCGGGCCGGGCGCGGCCTACAAATTTGGGCTGGGCTGGGTGCTGCTGGCGATGATTCAGCTGCCCGCCGTGTGGCTTTCTCTCGGCATCCTGGGCAAGAAATTCGCTATTTTGGCTCGCCGTTATAACGCGGTGACGCTCAACGACATGCTGTACGGCCGCTATAAAAGCCGCCTGCTGGTCTGGCTGGCGAGCCTGAGTCTGCTGGTTGCCTTCCTCGGCGCCATGACCGTGCAGTTCATCGGCGGCGCGCGCTTGCTGGAAACCGCGGCGGGCATCCCTTACGACACCGGCCTGCTGATTTTCGGCATCAGCATCGCGCTCTACACGGCCTTCGGCGGCTTCCGCGCCAGCGTGCTCAATGACGCCATGCAGGGTTTGGTGATGCTGCTCGGCACCATTTTGCTGCTGATTGCGGTGATCCACGCGGCGGGCGGCTTGCACAGCGCGGTCGATAAATTGCAACAGATTGACCCTAAACTGGTGTCGGTCAGCGGCGCGGATGACGTGCTGTCGCTGCCGTTCATGGCCTCGTTCTGGATCCTGGTCTGCTTCGGCGTAATTGGTTTGCCGCACACCGCCGTGCGCTGTATCTCCTACAAAGACAGTAAGGCAGTGCATCGCGGCATCGTGCTCGGCACGCTGGTGGTGGCGATTTTGATGTTCGGTATGCATCTGGCCGGCGCATTAGGTCGCGCTATCCTGCCTGATCTTAAAATCCCGGATCAGGTGATCCCCACCTTGATGATCACCGTGCTGCCGCCTTATGCCGCCGGGATCTTCCTTGCTGCACCCATGGCCGCGATTATGTCGACCATCAATGCCCAGCTGTTGCAGTCCTCGGCGACGATTGTTAAAGATCTCTATCTTGGCATTCGCCCTGCAGAAATCACCAATGAGAAACGCCTCAAACGCTTCTCAAGCTGGGCGACCTTTGTGCTTGGTCTGCTGGTGCTGCTGGCGGCATGGCGCCCACCGGAAATGATTATCTGGCTGAATCTGCTGGCTTTTGGCGGCTTAGAAGCCGTGTTCCTGTGGCCGCTGGTGCTGGGGCTGTACTGGGAACGCGCCAATGCCACCGGCGCGCTTAGCTCAATGATTGTTGGCGCGGTTTGTTATACCCTGCTTGCCAGTTTCGACCTGCACCTTGCCGGTCTGCATCCGATTGTGCCGTCGCTGACCCTGAGTCTGCTGGCGTTTTACATCGGCAATAAATTTGGCGATGCGCGCGCAGAAGCCGCGCTCAAGCCGTCCTGA
- the msrP gene encoding protein-methionine-sulfoxide reductase catalytic subunit MsrP: MNNSRKLTEADVTPESIFHDRRKVLQALGLSAAALALPQTAKADISSWFKGHDRPKAPAGKPLDFTKPAAYQNDLTLTPEDKVTGYNNFYEFGLDKADPAANAGQLVTSPWKIVIDGEVGKPITLDMDDIMKRFPLEQRIYRMRCVEAWSMVVPWIGFQLSNIIKLAEPTGNARFVAFKTLYDPEHMPGQKDRFIGGGLDYPYVEGLRMDEAMHPLTMLTVGVYGKALPPQNGAPIRLTVPWKYGFKGIKSIVNISLTKNQPPTTWNQIATNEYGFYANVNPHVDHPRWSQATERFIGSGGILDVKRQPTLLFNGYGDQVASLYRGLDLRANY, from the coding sequence ATGAACAATTCCCGCAAACTGACTGAGGCAGACGTCACGCCTGAAAGCATCTTTCACGATCGTCGCAAAGTATTGCAGGCACTGGGCCTGAGCGCGGCGGCGCTGGCCCTGCCCCAGACCGCCAAGGCCGACATTTCATCCTGGTTCAAAGGCCACGACCGGCCGAAAGCGCCAGCCGGAAAGCCTTTGGACTTCACCAAGCCCGCCGCTTATCAAAATGACCTGACGTTAACGCCAGAAGATAAAGTCACCGGCTACAACAACTTCTACGAGTTTGGTCTGGATAAAGCCGACCCGGCCGCCAATGCGGGCCAGTTGGTGACCTCGCCGTGGAAAATCGTGATTGATGGCGAAGTCGGCAAGCCGATCACCCTCGATATGGATGACATCATGAAACGCTTCCCGCTGGAGCAGCGTATCTACCGGATGCGCTGCGTCGAGGCGTGGTCAATGGTAGTGCCGTGGATTGGCTTCCAGCTGAGCAACATCATCAAGCTAGCCGAGCCGACCGGCAATGCGCGCTTTGTGGCGTTTAAAACCTTATATGACCCGGAACACATGCCGGGCCAGAAAGACCGCTTTATCGGCGGCGGGCTGGATTACCCTTATGTTGAAGGGCTGCGGATGGATGAAGCCATGCACCCGCTCACCATGCTGACCGTCGGCGTCTACGGCAAGGCCCTGCCACCGCAAAACGGCGCGCCAATTCGCCTGACCGTGCCGTGGAAATATGGCTTTAAAGGCATCAAGTCTATCGTCAATATCAGCCTGACCAAGAACCAGCCGCCGACGACATGGAACCAGATTGCGACCAATGAGTACGGTTTCTACGCCAACGTGAACCCGCACGTCGACCATCCGCGCTGGTCACAGGCCACCGAGCGTTTCATCGGCTCTGGCGGTATTTTGGATGTTAAACGCCAGCCGACGCTGCTGTTTAATGGCTATGGCGATCAGGTGGCGTCGCTGTACCGCGGCCTCGATTTGCGCGCGAACTATTGA
- the accB gene encoding acetyl-CoA carboxylase biotin carboxyl carrier protein produces the protein MDIRKIKKLIELVEESGISELEISEGEESVRISRAAPAQAYPMMQQAYAMPAPQQQPGLAAAVAPAAAPAEAAPAAISGHIVRSPMVGTFYRTPSPDAKAFVEVGQKVNAGDTLCIVEAMKMMNQIEADKSGVVKAILVESGQPVEFDEPLVVIE, from the coding sequence ATGGATATTCGTAAAATTAAGAAACTGATCGAACTGGTTGAAGAGTCAGGCATTTCTGAACTGGAAATTTCTGAAGGCGAAGAATCAGTACGCATCAGCCGTGCAGCACCTGCGCAAGCTTACCCAATGATGCAACAAGCGTACGCAATGCCTGCGCCACAACAGCAACCGGGTCTGGCTGCTGCAGTTGCACCAGCGGCGGCGCCAGCTGAAGCCGCACCGGCTGCGATCAGCGGACACATCGTTCGTTCACCGATGGTGGGTACTTTCTACCGCACGCCAAGCCCGGACGCGAAAGCCTTCGTGGAAGTCGGCCAGAAAGTTAACGCAGGTGATACCCTGTGCATCGTTGAAGCAATGAAAATGATGAACCAAATCGAAGCAGACAAATCTGGCGTGGTTAAAGCCATTCTGGTGGAAAGCGGCCAACCGGTTGAATTCGACGAGCCGCTGGTCGTCATCGAATAA
- the fis gene encoding DNA-binding transcriptional regulator Fis, translated as MFEQRVNSDVLTVSTVNSQDQVTQKPLRDSVKQALKGYFAQLNGQDVNDLYELVLAEVEQPLLDMVMQYTRGNQTRAALMMGINRGTLRKKLKKYGMN; from the coding sequence ATGTTCGAACAACGCGTGAATTCTGACGTACTGACCGTTTCTACCGTTAATTCTCAGGATCAGGTAACCCAAAAACCCCTGCGTGACTCGGTAAAACAAGCACTTAAGGGCTATTTTGCTCAATTGAATGGTCAGGACGTGAATGACCTGTATGAGTTGGTATTGGCTGAAGTTGAACAGCCACTGTTAGACATGGTGATGCAATATACCCGTGGCAACCAGACTCGTGCGGCCCTGATGATGGGTATCAACCGCGGTACGCTGCGTAAGAAATTGAAAAAATACGGCATGAACTGA
- the aroQ gene encoding type II 3-dehydroquinate dehydratase — protein sequence MAHKFDILLLNGPNLNLLGTREPETYGSTTLNDIVKGLEQQAAAADVALSHLQSNAEHLLIDRIHQARGNTDFILINPAAFTHTSVALRDALLAVQIPFIEIHLSNVHAREPFRHHSYLSDIAVGVICGLGADGYHFALQAAVNRLSKTH from the coding sequence ATGGCGCATAAGTTTGACATTTTGCTTCTAAACGGTCCTAACCTGAATTTGTTAGGGACGCGTGAGCCTGAAACCTACGGCAGCACTACGCTCAACGATATAGTTAAAGGTTTGGAGCAGCAGGCAGCCGCCGCAGACGTCGCGCTTAGCCATCTGCAATCCAACGCAGAGCACCTCCTGATTGATAGAATCCATCAGGCACGCGGAAACACTGATTTTATTTTGATCAATCCCGCAGCCTTTACCCATACCAGCGTAGCGCTACGCGATGCGTTGCTGGCAGTGCAGATCCCGTTTATCGAGATCCACCTGTCGAATGTTCACGCCCGCGAGCCGTTCCGGCATCACTCCTATCTATCTGATATCGCAGTGGGCGTTATCTGCGGACTTGGCGCAGATGGCTACCATTTTGCTTTACAGGCAGCGGTTAACCGCTTGTCTAAAACCCATTAA
- the msrQ gene encoding protein-methionine-sulfoxide reductase heme-binding subunit MsrQ, with the protein MRRLSLTQIKWLKVVIHLAAFLPFIWLILSINQGWFSADPSKDIQHFTGRMTLKLLLATLLITPVARYGKQPLLMRVRRLVGLWCFAWGTLHLLSYSFLELGINNLALLGSELISRPYLTLGIISWIILLALACTSTLWSQRKLGAKWQTLHNLIYVVAILAPIHYMWSVKIISPQPIIYAAIAAILLALRYKKFRQWLR; encoded by the coding sequence ATGCGGCGTTTAAGCCTGACACAAATTAAATGGCTAAAGGTGGTTATCCATCTGGCGGCGTTCCTGCCCTTTATTTGGCTGATCTTGTCGATTAATCAGGGCTGGTTCAGTGCCGATCCATCTAAAGATATTCAGCATTTCACCGGTAGGATGACTCTGAAATTGCTGCTGGCGACGCTGCTTATTACCCCCGTTGCGCGTTATGGTAAACAGCCGCTGTTGATGCGCGTGCGCAGATTGGTGGGTTTGTGGTGCTTTGCGTGGGGAACGCTGCATCTTCTCAGCTATTCGTTCTTAGAGTTGGGCATTAACAATTTGGCGCTGCTGGGCAGTGAATTGATTTCGCGGCCCTATCTGACATTGGGCATTATCAGCTGGATAATCCTGCTGGCGCTGGCCTGCACGTCGACATTATGGTCGCAGCGTAAGTTGGGTGCGAAATGGCAGACATTGCACAACTTAATTTATGTGGTCGCCATTTTGGCACCGATTCACTACATGTGGTCAGTGAAAATTATCTCGCCACAACCCATCATCTACGCGGCAATTGCAGCGATCTTGTTAGCATTACGCTACAAAAAATTCCGCCAATGGCTGCGTTAA